From the genome of Thermogutta terrifontis, one region includes:
- a CDS encoding DUF2304 domain-containing protein has translation MNLFQIVFVPLCAFAALSNLWRLRRGQTSWLAGLFWFVVWTAGAVAIAYPPITSLAASAFGITRGSDFVLYLVTLGLLFFLRVFYNRYRRLENMVTQLAREMAIRQALTGRE, from the coding sequence ATGAACCTGTTCCAGATTGTGTTTGTGCCGCTTTGCGCCTTCGCCGCCCTCAGCAACCTCTGGCGACTCCGCCGCGGGCAAACGAGCTGGTTGGCCGGCCTGTTCTGGTTTGTCGTTTGGACAGCCGGTGCGGTGGCCATTGCCTACCCGCCGATCACGTCCCTGGCCGCCAGCGCTTTCGGAATCACCCGAGGGAGCGACTTTGTCCTGTACCTTGTGACCCTCGGCCTGCTGTTTTTCCTCCGGGTGTTCTACAATCGCTATCGCCGATTGGAGAACATGGTGACGCAGTTGGCACGGGAGATGGCTATACGGCAGGCACTGACAGGCCGCGAATAG